In Brevibacillus brevis, a genomic segment contains:
- a CDS encoding methionine ABC transporter permease: MEVSSEQILQAVYQTLYMVGVSLVFATIIGLPLGILLVVTRKGHILENQVVFSLLNPVINVLRSVPFIILLVAIIPLTRLIVGTSIGTTAAIVPLVIYTGPYIARLVENSLLEVDSGIIEAAEAMGATPLQIIFRFLIPETLGSLVLSITTATIGLIGATAMAGAVGGGGIGDLAITYGYQRFSTITIVATVVILVVLVQGIQSLGNRLARKIRRR; encoded by the coding sequence ATGGAAGTCAGTTCGGAGCAAATTCTGCAAGCTGTCTATCAGACGCTGTACATGGTGGGGGTGTCGCTCGTCTTCGCGACCATCATCGGATTGCCGCTGGGCATTTTGCTCGTCGTCACGCGGAAGGGCCACATACTGGAAAATCAGGTTGTCTTTTCGCTGCTAAATCCGGTGATCAACGTCTTGCGGTCCGTGCCGTTCATCATCCTGCTGGTGGCGATCATTCCGCTGACGCGTCTGATCGTGGGGACATCCATCGGCACGACCGCCGCCATCGTGCCGCTCGTGATCTACACGGGGCCGTACATTGCGCGGCTGGTGGAGAACTCGCTGCTGGAAGTGGACTCGGGTATCATCGAGGCGGCAGAGGCGATGGGAGCGACCCCGCTGCAAATTATTTTCCGTTTTCTCATTCCCGAGACACTCGGATCGCTCGTGCTGTCCATCACGACTGCCACGATCGGCCTTATCGGCGCGACGGCAATGGCCGGGGCGGTCGGCGGCGGGGGCATCGGCGACCTGGCGATCACGTATGGCTACCAGCGGTTCAGCACCATTACCATCGTGGCGACGGTCGTGATCCTGGTCGTGCTGGTGCAGGGCATCCAGTCGCTGGGCAACCGCCTGGCCCGCAAAATCCGCCGGAGATAA